In the Synechococcus sp. MU1643 genome, CGTTCCCCACAGGTCGAAGACGCAGAAAATCAGTCCGATCACAATGATGTCCCAGGCTTTGTGGCGGATCGCCCAAGGGGCAAGGAACAACTCCGCAATCCCATGGAGTGCCGTTCCAATGGTGATGTGCTCCAGCACCAGCAGTCCATGGGCCACCAGGAAGAGTGCGCTGGCGACACACCGCATTAGGACTTGCCAGGAACCGAGCAAAACCTGCAGGACTGGATGGTTAGTCACCTTAAAGCGTGCTGCTGTCTGGGCTCAAGCCCGCTGCGCATGACACTCCATCTCATGAGGGGATTCCTTGGAATGTGAGTAAAAAGATTTAGTCGCTATGTTGAAGTTCTTGGCCCTTCATTGTCTTTGATGCGCCTTCAATAATCGATTTCTGGTCAATTCAAAAAGCGCAAAGAGTTGCTTTAAGCCTTGTTGCGATTTCGTCCTATGCCCCGATGCTGAACTTCATCTGGCATGGCGTCAGTATGTTGGCTGCCAAGGAGCATCCCAAGCACACCTTGGTTGTGTATGCCGCTTTGACATTTTTTACGATCGTGGTGATGGTTCCCTACAAATGGGATAAAAAGGGGGATGCGGATTAAAATCTCGATCGGGATATTGGTGTTTGGCTTATCACTGTTAATCTATTTGTTCTGTTGGTTTGCGTATTGATTTGGACTGCAAGGATTTGGATGGCATTGGTCTAATCGAACCCCAACGGTCTGTCTGAGGGCGACAGAAGTGCAGAGTCGACGTTCCCTGCGCTGTGTGCTCAAGCGGCAGAACAATCGTTTCTATCTCCCTTTGAAGGACCTACGTCTTCAGGATTCATCGCCCACTGGCCTACGCCTGAAGCACCATCTCCGCCAAGCCGACCTCGACCGGAATATTCGCTTGCATCCAGAGGAAGCCATGCGTATCCCCCGGAACAGTCGCAACTTCAATGTTTTGGATGGTGATCGGGATGGAACCGTGACGCTTGAGGAGTTGTGGAACCATCAGCGCTCTCTAGCTCCGCCTCAGCGCCGGCCTTGAGCGGGGGGAGAGATCACCAGGCGGATAATGCGAATCAACCTCCAGAGCGCACCAAGCAAGAGGATGCCGGCCAGGAGCGCGATGCCAGCGATCAGCACGATGGCGGCGAGCCCAAGCATGGCTTCCAGCAGTTGCTGAACACCGCCAATCAGATCATCGATGGCCTTGCTCAGCAGCAGCATGATGTCGACCTGCTGGGGCAACTGATGAAGAAGCACAGCGATCCCGGCTGCCGCAGCAAACATCAGAACCACGACGGTGAACTGACGCAAAACGGCGCCGTAGGGGAAGCGACGACGGGGGCGGAAGACCCGTCGTTGATCGAGTTTGCTGCTACGGCGTGCCTTCCTCATGGCATGGTGCTGATCAGTGAGCCATTAATGCGGCGATTCTGAAGCGTGTTTCCTGCACGTCAACGGTCGGACTGCGTTTCAGGCTTGTTCACTGGTGCGGGTTCCGGCGATGACTCCTTGGTCTCCTGAGGCAGAGGAACAAGCCATGCCGTGGCGATGGTGCACGCCAGAGCGACTCCAGCCAGAAGGGGTGGTCCAAGGCGTTTTTGCAGAGGAACGCGATCGACGATCTCCTGACGCTTCAGGGGGCGAGCCTCGGGGAACGTCCAGGTCAGCTTGACCCGGCTGTCCAGCCGCAAGCGATCGAGGCAACGTACCAGATCGGCCAGTTCGGCGTCATCGAGTTTGAGCTGCAGCGGCTCAACGCCCTCTCGGCTGCTGCGCAGTTCCAGCCGATGGTTGGCTTGATCCGGCGCGATGCTCACAAAACCGCTCTCCTGGCCAAAACGGCGCTGCACCCCAGACAAGCGATGTCTGGCGTAGGGCATCACGGCTCCCATCAGAGCCTCGAGATGATCCCGTGTGCCTTCCAGTTCCGGTGCTCCGACCAACTGCAGCCGCCAGGACGACAGGATGCCGATCGCCTCATTGGAATGGCCGGCGGAGAGGTCGGGAAAGCCCTCGACCACCAGCCGTGCCGCGGTCTGTTCGTATTGGTACGTCGTTTTCAACATGGTCGGCCTAGGGCGTGGGGTCGAGCAGGGTGGCGCGGAGTCGATCGATTCCTCCTGGGCCTGCGCAGAACGCCAGGGTGCTGATCAGTTCGCGGTGCAGAGGGCCCGCCGGCTCCATCGTGAGAAGGCGAACAACCGCTTCCCGCCGCTGATTCATCCGCTCTTCGATGAGGTCGCGCAGGCGCTCGTGGAACAACTGCCAACGCTGTTGGGTGAGCTGTTCCGGCTCGCGGCTTGAGAGGAGTTGGTGGAGCATTGGGTAGAGCCGATCTGCCATGGCACAAACCAGGCAGATCAGTGATTCGGCGTCCACTGGGTCGAGCTGGTCCCGTCGGGTAGTGCGCCGAAGCGGGTTATGACAGCGCCGCTTCCAGAGTTCAACCCGGTTAGGGAATTGCGCTTGAAGGCCCATCTGCTGGCTTGTCCAGACCATCGCCTCGCCACCATTGAGATCCAAAGCCTCGATGGTCAGCAGCAATAGGTCGAGGCGCTCGACGCCCCGCCGGCTGAGACGCGCGCCGTCGGTGGGTGCGCTTGGGGCTAGAGCTTCAGTCATGGCTGCGATGATGCCAGGGGCACCGCCATGCGTCACCTGGATTTGGATCTTCAGTCGCACATTCGTTCAATTCCAGACTTTCCCAAGCCTGGAATTCTGTTTCGAGACATCAACCCACTCCTGCGTTCGCCCGAGGCCATGGCCGAGGTGATTCAGCAGCTGGGACGGTTCTGCGACCAGGTGAAGCCGGATCTGATCGTTGGGATCGAATCCCGGGGGTTCATCTTTGGGGCTCCTTTGGCCGGCGACCGACGGCTTGGCTTCGTGCCTGTGCGGAAGCCTGGAAAGCTGGCCGGCGAGGTGGTTGGTCTGGACTACGTCCTTGAGTACGGCACCGATCGACTGGAGATTCAAGCCGATGCCTTTGAGAATTCTCCCCGGGTCCTGGTGGTGGACGATCTACTGGCCACCGGTGGAACTGCTGCGGCGACAGGACAGCTAGTGGAGCAGGCCGGCGGTTGTTTGGTGGGCTTTGCCTTTGTGATCGAGCTGGAGGGGCTCGGAGGTCGCCAGGCGTTGTCCTCAGGCCAACCCGTGGAAGCGTTGTTGCGCTACGGCTGACTGTTCTGCCAGTCGAACACCTTCTCCAACTGCTTCAAACTCAACAACCCGAAGCTCCAAAGCACGATCGGGAGGGGAGCTTGTTCCAGTTCCGCCTGACGTTGCCCTAGTTCCAAGGCGCTGGGACTCAACCCCAAACGGCGCTGCAGAAAGTGCAGCAGCGCGTCAGTTGCTGGGGGTTGCCGCTGGCTGGACATCACCATGGTCGCGACTCGCGCTGGACTCAGTTTGGCAAGGCCTGCCAGAGCTGCATGGGGCCGTCACTCATGGCCCGCAGGCTGAGTCGGCGCAACCCAGGGAACTGTTTCAGCAGTAGCAGTGCCAAGCGCCGCAGGGGAAGCAGCAGCGGTTGGTGGTTGGAAAACACTCGCACCAGAAGATCCGTCGCCAAACCCACCTGGAGCACATCAAGCCAGCGGCTCATCCCGTAGTGCCGAGCGATCGTTGCTGCGCTGCCGCCCCGCTCCACGGCGCGTAGCAACCCATCTACATCGCGCCAGCAGAGATTGAGCCCTTGGCCTCCCACGGGATGGCAGCGGTGGCCTGCTTCGCCGATCAGCACGCCCCGGCCGCGATGAAAGCGGCGAGCCAGCAGCCATTGTTGAGGGAAAGCACGGGGTTGATCGAGCAGGCGATCCGGTTCGATCCCCTGCGGGAGAACAGCGGCCAGCTGATCGAGAAATGCACTGCTTTGCAGCGTGCTGCGTTGCTGGCAACGCTGCCATGGTGCACTCCACACCACCTGGAAGGTTCCCTGACCCAAAGGCAGAACGGCGAGGGGGCCTTCCGGACGAAACAACTCGCAGGCCCTGTCGTGGGGAAGTCCCCGTAGGACAACTTTTGCGGTGAGACATCCCTGGCGATAGCGGATGCCCCAGTGACGAATGCCCCAGGCCTCTCGCGTGGGGGAGCGCGGTCCATCAGCCGCCACGATCAGGGCATCAGCGCTTGGATCAGGGCATGGTTCGGTCAGGTGAACTGCAACGTTGTCATTGGCCTCCAGCCGTGCCAGCAGCAGCTTCATCAATGGCCGGTGATCAAGGATCCAGCCAATGCCGTCATGGTTCCGATTGGCTGATGCCAGATCGTCCTGTCCAAAGAGAACGCGGGTGTTGGTAGCTCCATCTCGCAGATCAAGGTGACGGAAGGGCACCAAGGCATTGTGCAGGTCGTGCCAGAGCCCCAAATTTGTCAACAATCGACGACTGGAGTGGGTGATGGCATAGGCGCGGCTTCTGGACTGCAATTCCGATGACGACAGCGGGTCAAACAGGACCACACGCTGACCTCGGAGGCCGAGAGCAAGAGCTGTAAGGGCGCCGGTGGGACCAGCGCCCAATACATGAATCTCTGGAAGGGAAGGGACCATTCAGGGAGTCTGGCCAGCCATCCCAATCCAGCGCGAGGCAATCAGCCCAGGCCGAGCAGCCCGTGAACGAAGGATTCGCCGCCCAGGGCAAACTCGGTGGCGAGCAGAGCAATGAAGCCAAGCATGGCCATGCGGCCGTTCAGTTTTTCGGCGCGATCATGGAAACCCCAACCCTGCGTCGGTTCAACGACTTCCATGCGGGGTTCCGTGGCAAAGGCGTTGAGGCGG is a window encoding:
- a CDS encoding adenine phosphoribosyltransferase translates to MDLQSHIRSIPDFPKPGILFRDINPLLRSPEAMAEVIQQLGRFCDQVKPDLIVGIESRGFIFGAPLAGDRRLGFVPVRKPGKLAGEVVGLDYVLEYGTDRLEIQADAFENSPRVLVVDDLLATGGTAAATGQLVEQAGGCLVGFAFVIELEGLGGRQALSSGQPVEALLRYG
- a CDS encoding FAD-dependent monooxygenase, encoding MVPSLPEIHVLGAGPTGALTALALGLRGQRVVLFDPLSSSELQSRSRAYAITHSSRRLLTNLGLWHDLHNALVPFRHLDLRDGATNTRVLFGQDDLASANRNHDGIGWILDHRPLMKLLLARLEANDNVAVHLTEPCPDPSADALIVAADGPRSPTREAWGIRHWGIRYRQGCLTAKVVLRGLPHDRACELFRPEGPLAVLPLGQGTFQVVWSAPWQRCQQRSTLQSSAFLDQLAAVLPQGIEPDRLLDQPRAFPQQWLLARRFHRGRGVLIGEAGHRCHPVGGQGLNLCWRDVDGLLRAVERGGSAATIARHYGMSRWLDVLQVGLATDLLVRVFSNHQPLLLPLRRLALLLLKQFPGLRRLSLRAMSDGPMQLWQALPN
- a CDS encoding DUF4335 domain-containing protein yields the protein MLKTTYQYEQTAARLVVEGFPDLSAGHSNEAIGILSSWRLQLVGAPELEGTRDHLEALMGAVMPYARHRLSGVQRRFGQESGFVSIAPDQANHRLELRSSREGVEPLQLKLDDAELADLVRCLDRLRLDSRVKLTWTFPEARPLKRQEIVDRVPLQKRLGPPLLAGVALACTIATAWLVPLPQETKESSPEPAPVNKPETQSDR
- a CDS encoding DUF3038 domain-containing protein; translation: MTEALAPSAPTDGARLSRRGVERLDLLLLTIEALDLNGGEAMVWTSQQMGLQAQFPNRVELWKRRCHNPLRRTTRRDQLDPVDAESLICLVCAMADRLYPMLHQLLSSREPEQLTQQRWQLFHERLRDLIEERMNQRREAVVRLLTMEPAGPLHRELISTLAFCAGPGGIDRLRATLLDPTP
- a CDS encoding DUF2949 domain-containing protein, yielding MVMSSQRQPPATDALLHFLQRRLGLSPSALELGQRQAELEQAPLPIVLWSFGLLSLKQLEKVFDWQNSQP
- a CDS encoding high light inducible protein — protein: MSQSSPSTPVVRGAQVTMEDGGRLNAFATEPRMEVVEPTQGWGFHDRAEKLNGRMAMLGFIALLATEFALGGESFVHGLLGLG